A genomic window from Pecten maximus chromosome 2, xPecMax1.1, whole genome shotgun sequence includes:
- the LOC117321873 gene encoding uncharacterized protein LOC117321873 isoform X1, whose amino-acid sequence MADEQKEEIVMTPSKKGKTTHIRIEKRKKLDMGLDDSVEHVGGGKNAGLVVNKQLEDDEFDLARPQLQIGFNCFLVDQKTEQRMVESRRLKFWYVEGTEYLDQVTTAYEFFKELVKPENFPRDYVGFIKKCMKQMQKLEYKLAQKVDLEIKLLDEEDAPLSPGMNAEDFFGLNKEDKRPVEEIVREKMLHILESAYPNVLEVEDLIRMTAADESIVMLQLSELKQRDLVREVENGKVVRHVLEDNKTEVQMVKQMPTIAANQQPTIAIITANYGEKLAVDAMMENKTTYVKFKSEGESNVYTMGYIGEHRVVSTKLPAIGHARAAQISSGNTTTRLLGTFQNIEHVFVVGIAGGVPHYTDYYKHVRLGDIVISSCDDKGYVYYYCEKVLRNREGDIQFKMKTYSPREMDLQRVIEKLQDRSRRKPEKTFWEKYITEGLEILKNQEADFNRPPPESDRLYMGIGDDNVIEVQHPEAPDSGMNLHQGTPSIHYSPIGSGRFGRSEQMRLDFANRHGVMCFDTEFDQVLESIVGNRKDSFLFIRGIADYGDGTRNKEWGPYASLAAAAMMKAIIKMISNPYLSEDED is encoded by the exons aTGATGAATTTGACCTTGCTCGTCCCCAGCTACAGATTGGATTTAATTGCTTCCTTGTCGACCAGAAAACAGAGCAGAGGATGGTG GAATCGAGACGATTAAAGTTTTGGTATGTAGAGGGGACAGAATACCTGGACCAGGTGACAACAGCATATGAATTTTTCAAGGAATTAGTAAAGCCAGAAAATTTCCCTAGAG ATTAtgttggttttataaagaaGTGTATGAAACAGATGCAGAAGCTTGAATACAAACTGGCACAGAAGGTGGACCTTGAAATCAAGCTTCTAGATGAGGAAGATGCACCGCTAAGTCCAG GGATGAATGCTGAGGATTTTTTTG GACTGAACAAGGAAGATAAAAGGCCAGTGGAAGAGATTGTAAGAGAAAAGATGCTCCATATCCTCGAGTCGGCTTACCCCAATGTCCTGGAGGTGGAGGACCTTATCAG AATGACGGCGGCTGACGAGTCTATAGTGATGCTGCAGCTGTCAGAACTAAAGCAGCGAGACTTGGTACGCGAGGTAGAGAACGGCAAAGTAGTGCGACATGTGTTGGAGGACAACAAGACAG AAGTCCAGATGGTGAAGCAGATGCCAACTATAGCAGCGAACCAGCAACCAACAATAGCCATCATCACTGCCAACTACGGCGAGAAGCTAGCTGTCGATGCCATGATGGAGAACAAAACCACTTACGTTAAATTTAAATCCGAAG GAGAGTCAAATGTATACACCATGGGTTACATCGGAGAACATCGTGTCGTTTCCACCAAACTTCCGGCTATCGGACACGCCAGGGCTGCCCAGATCTCTTCAGGAAACACAACTACCAGACTACTTG GAACATTCCAGAACATCGAGCATGTCTTTGTGGTAGGCATTGCTGGGGGTGTGCCTCATTACACCGACTACTACAAACACGTGCGTCTGGGTGACATCGTCATCTCTTCATGCGACGACAAGGGCTATGTCTACTATTACTGTGAGAAAGTCTTGCGCAACAGGGAAGGTGACATTCAgttcaaaatgaaaacatactCACCGAGAGAGATGGACCTACAACGTGTTATAGAGAAACTCCAGGACCGATCACGAAGGAAACCAGAAAAAACATTCTGGGAAAAATACATCACTGAGGGTCTGGAAATACTCAAGAACCAGGAAGCTGACTTCAACCGCCCTCCTCCAGAAAGTGACCGACTGTACATGGGCATTGGCGATGATAATGTTATTGAGGTCCAGCATCCAGAGGCTCCTGACAGTGGCATGAATCTTCACCAGGGGACGCCCTCCATTCATTACAGTCCCATAGGCTCTGGGCGTTTTGGCAGGTCAGAGCAGATGAGATTGGACTTTGCTAATCGTCATGGTGTCATGTGTTTTGACACAGAGTTTGATCAGGTGTTAGAATCCATTGTAGGTAATAGAAAGGACAGCTTCCTGTTCATCAGAGGCATAGCTGACTACGGCGATGGCACAAGGAACAAAGAGTGGGGACCGTACGCCTCTCTAGCTGCAGCTGCCATGATGAAGGCCATCATTAAAATGATCTCCAATCCGTACCTTAGCGAGGATGAAGACTAG
- the LOC117321873 gene encoding uncharacterized protein LOC117321873 isoform X2 yields the protein MADEQKEEIVMTPSKKGKTTHIRIEKRKKLDMGLDDSVEHVGGGKNAGLVVNKQLEDDEFDLARPQLQIGFNCFLVDQKTEQRMVESRRLKFWYVEGTEYLDQVTTAYEFFKELVKPENFPRDYVGFIKKCMKQMQKLEYKLAQKVDLEIKLLDEEDAPLSPGLNKEDKRPVEEIVREKMLHILESAYPNVLEVEDLIRMTAADESIVMLQLSELKQRDLVREVENGKVVRHVLEDNKTEVQMVKQMPTIAANQQPTIAIITANYGEKLAVDAMMENKTTYVKFKSEGESNVYTMGYIGEHRVVSTKLPAIGHARAAQISSGNTTTRLLGTFQNIEHVFVVGIAGGVPHYTDYYKHVRLGDIVISSCDDKGYVYYYCEKVLRNREGDIQFKMKTYSPREMDLQRVIEKLQDRSRRKPEKTFWEKYITEGLEILKNQEADFNRPPPESDRLYMGIGDDNVIEVQHPEAPDSGMNLHQGTPSIHYSPIGSGRFGRSEQMRLDFANRHGVMCFDTEFDQVLESIVGNRKDSFLFIRGIADYGDGTRNKEWGPYASLAAAAMMKAIIKMISNPYLSEDED from the exons aTGATGAATTTGACCTTGCTCGTCCCCAGCTACAGATTGGATTTAATTGCTTCCTTGTCGACCAGAAAACAGAGCAGAGGATGGTG GAATCGAGACGATTAAAGTTTTGGTATGTAGAGGGGACAGAATACCTGGACCAGGTGACAACAGCATATGAATTTTTCAAGGAATTAGTAAAGCCAGAAAATTTCCCTAGAG ATTAtgttggttttataaagaaGTGTATGAAACAGATGCAGAAGCTTGAATACAAACTGGCACAGAAGGTGGACCTTGAAATCAAGCTTCTAGATGAGGAAGATGCACCGCTAAGTCCAG GACTGAACAAGGAAGATAAAAGGCCAGTGGAAGAGATTGTAAGAGAAAAGATGCTCCATATCCTCGAGTCGGCTTACCCCAATGTCCTGGAGGTGGAGGACCTTATCAG AATGACGGCGGCTGACGAGTCTATAGTGATGCTGCAGCTGTCAGAACTAAAGCAGCGAGACTTGGTACGCGAGGTAGAGAACGGCAAAGTAGTGCGACATGTGTTGGAGGACAACAAGACAG AAGTCCAGATGGTGAAGCAGATGCCAACTATAGCAGCGAACCAGCAACCAACAATAGCCATCATCACTGCCAACTACGGCGAGAAGCTAGCTGTCGATGCCATGATGGAGAACAAAACCACTTACGTTAAATTTAAATCCGAAG GAGAGTCAAATGTATACACCATGGGTTACATCGGAGAACATCGTGTCGTTTCCACCAAACTTCCGGCTATCGGACACGCCAGGGCTGCCCAGATCTCTTCAGGAAACACAACTACCAGACTACTTG GAACATTCCAGAACATCGAGCATGTCTTTGTGGTAGGCATTGCTGGGGGTGTGCCTCATTACACCGACTACTACAAACACGTGCGTCTGGGTGACATCGTCATCTCTTCATGCGACGACAAGGGCTATGTCTACTATTACTGTGAGAAAGTCTTGCGCAACAGGGAAGGTGACATTCAgttcaaaatgaaaacatactCACCGAGAGAGATGGACCTACAACGTGTTATAGAGAAACTCCAGGACCGATCACGAAGGAAACCAGAAAAAACATTCTGGGAAAAATACATCACTGAGGGTCTGGAAATACTCAAGAACCAGGAAGCTGACTTCAACCGCCCTCCTCCAGAAAGTGACCGACTGTACATGGGCATTGGCGATGATAATGTTATTGAGGTCCAGCATCCAGAGGCTCCTGACAGTGGCATGAATCTTCACCAGGGGACGCCCTCCATTCATTACAGTCCCATAGGCTCTGGGCGTTTTGGCAGGTCAGAGCAGATGAGATTGGACTTTGCTAATCGTCATGGTGTCATGTGTTTTGACACAGAGTTTGATCAGGTGTTAGAATCCATTGTAGGTAATAGAAAGGACAGCTTCCTGTTCATCAGAGGCATAGCTGACTACGGCGATGGCACAAGGAACAAAGAGTGGGGACCGTACGCCTCTCTAGCTGCAGCTGCCATGATGAAGGCCATCATTAAAATGATCTCCAATCCGTACCTTAGCGAGGATGAAGACTAG